The following are from one region of the Alkalimarinus sediminis genome:
- the folC gene encoding bifunctional tetrahydrofolate synthase/dihydrofolate synthase, which yields MSNQYQTELDSWLNRIEQNHPSEIEMGLDRTLTVYSKLRKKRLAKRIVVVAGTNGKGSTIAAMERLLLDAGQRVGVYTSPHIKAYNERVRIDGELIDNKRLVDSFNEVEQARGGTPLTYFEFGTLSALCCFQKEDLDVVLLEVGLGGRLDAVNIVDADLSIITSVDIDHIEWLGDNRESIGFEKAGIFRQGVPAIYGEGNPPHSVIQQANAQQINLLTYQQHFGMGAQENNSSNQYDWLYQPQRQHQSQRTTAYIAQPDGESKDISMPFSLLPESNLLTAVQAMQCLGYAVDNEQVHQSLDGFAVDGRFQVYDTDPLVLLDVGHNPHAAKFLASRLAGIKRNRPVYGVFSMLADKDVQGVIEGLGSQITEWHVAPLVCDRAMAISEICEGLTRYNQVYFEHDSLDMAYQKARNAAKQNDGIVMCFGSFHVVSDID from the coding sequence ATGAGTAATCAATATCAGACAGAGCTTGACTCATGGCTTAACCGAATAGAGCAAAATCACCCCTCTGAGATTGAGATGGGGCTAGATAGAACGCTCACCGTCTACTCTAAACTCAGAAAAAAACGATTGGCAAAACGCATTGTTGTAGTCGCAGGTACCAATGGCAAAGGCTCGACTATTGCAGCGATGGAGCGATTGTTGTTAGATGCAGGTCAGCGGGTGGGTGTTTATACCTCCCCCCATATTAAGGCATATAACGAGCGTGTACGCATTGATGGTGAGCTTATTGATAATAAGCGCCTCGTTGATAGCTTTAATGAAGTAGAGCAGGCTCGAGGTGGTACGCCTTTGACCTATTTCGAATTCGGAACCCTTAGTGCTCTCTGCTGTTTTCAAAAAGAAGATCTCGATGTTGTGCTCCTTGAGGTAGGGCTAGGAGGGCGACTCGATGCCGTTAATATCGTCGACGCAGACCTATCGATCATCACCTCAGTCGATATTGATCATATTGAGTGGCTTGGTGATAATCGAGAAAGCATCGGCTTTGAAAAAGCGGGTATTTTCCGCCAAGGTGTGCCTGCTATCTATGGTGAGGGCAACCCACCCCACAGTGTTATTCAACAAGCTAACGCCCAACAGATCAATCTGCTCACCTATCAGCAGCATTTTGGCATGGGGGCGCAAGAGAACAATAGCAGTAACCAATATGACTGGCTTTACCAACCTCAGAGACAACATCAAAGTCAGCGTACAACGGCCTATATCGCTCAACCCGATGGCGAGTCGAAAGATATTTCGATGCCTTTCAGTTTGCTGCCTGAGAGCAATCTATTAACCGCTGTTCAAGCGATGCAGTGTTTAGGTTATGCCGTCGATAATGAGCAGGTACACCAGAGTCTAGACGGTTTTGCTGTCGATGGTCGTTTTCAGGTTTATGATACTGACCCGCTGGTGTTGTTGGATGTTGGACATAACCCGCATGCTGCAAAATTCCTCGCTAGCCGATTAGCAGGGATAAAAAGAAACCGACCCGTGTATGGGGTCTTTTCAATGTTAGCAGACAAGGATGTTCAAGGGGTTATCGAAGGGCTTGGTAGCCAGATTACCGAATGGCATGTGGCTCCTTTAGTTTGTGATAGGGCAATGGCTATCTCCGAGATATGTGAAGGGCTTACTAGGTATAATCAAGTTTACTTTGAACATGACTCTCTTGATATGGCATATCAAAAAGCGCGTAATGCAGCCAAACAAAATGACGGTATTGTAATGTGTTTTGGCTCCTTTCATGTTGTATCTGATATAGACTAA
- the accD gene encoding acetyl-CoA carboxylase, carboxyltransferase subunit beta: protein MSSWLDKIVPSVIRSEPSQKSTVPEGLWKKCPKCESVLYRPELEKNLEVCPKCQHHMRLTARKRIDIFLDPEDREEIAPDLAPNDRLKFKDSKKYKDRLLANQKATGEKDALVCFKGKVSQIPMVVVAFEFKFLGGSMGAVVGEKFTRAANIAMAQGIPLVCFSASGGARMQEALTSLMQMAKTSAVLERMKTKGIPFISVMTDPVFGGVSASLAMLGDVNVSEPNALIGFAGPRVIEQTVREKLPEGFQRSEFLLEHGVIDMIVSRHQMRARLASVLAKLTGRAHPEDSDDNE from the coding sequence GTGAGCAGTTGGCTTGATAAAATTGTACCTAGTGTTATTCGGTCTGAGCCCTCACAAAAAAGCACTGTGCCCGAGGGGTTGTGGAAAAAATGTCCCAAATGCGAAAGTGTTTTATATAGGCCAGAACTAGAGAAAAATCTTGAGGTCTGCCCTAAGTGTCAGCATCACATGCGCTTAACTGCTCGCAAAAGAATCGACATATTTCTTGATCCTGAAGACCGTGAAGAGATTGCTCCAGACCTTGCGCCAAACGACCGACTTAAGTTTAAAGATAGTAAAAAATATAAAGATCGACTGTTAGCAAATCAGAAAGCAACGGGCGAGAAGGATGCTTTGGTCTGTTTTAAAGGTAAAGTATCGCAGATCCCAATGGTGGTGGTTGCCTTTGAGTTTAAATTTTTGGGTGGCTCGATGGGCGCAGTGGTGGGTGAGAAATTTACCAGAGCCGCTAATATCGCCATGGCGCAAGGTATTCCACTTGTCTGTTTTAGTGCGAGTGGTGGTGCGAGAATGCAGGAAGCACTCACGTCATTAATGCAAATGGCCAAAACTTCTGCAGTTTTAGAAAGAATGAAAACAAAGGGCATACCCTTTATTTCAGTCATGACCGACCCAGTATTTGGTGGCGTATCTGCAAGTCTTGCTATGTTGGGGGATGTAAATGTTTCTGAACCTAATGCACTCATCGGCTTCGCCGGGCCTAGGGTTATAGAGCAAACAGTAAGAGAGAAGCTTCCGGAAGGTTTTCAGCGAAGTGAGTTTTTATTAGAGCATGGGGTGATTGATATGATCGTATCCCGCCACCAGATGAGAGCTCGCCTTGCTTCAGTACTGGCCAAGTTAACCGGACGAGCACACCCAGAAGATAGTGATGATAATGAGTAA
- a CDS encoding SPOR domain-containing protein, whose translation MDGLKQRVVGALVIVSLAVIFLPMIFDEPHQPSKTQLIPIPVQSELPVITINSPQKPDFKIIEGADEAQANSERQGVQPQKSSTDSPDASSEANVSHSASNEAESSKKPANVSTEKQNDVAVKDGAEIKSSSIDAKKSNVEKSDKATSVFQEKALSNVWMVQLGTFGNHKNAYNLRDSLRKDGFDGHTTKVDKDGKQLVRVFSGPYADKTHADKVKKQLDKKYKLNTLVVHFK comes from the coding sequence ATGGATGGATTAAAACAAAGAGTTGTAGGCGCGTTAGTGATTGTCTCGCTTGCTGTAATTTTTTTACCGATGATTTTTGATGAGCCTCATCAGCCTTCAAAAACACAGTTGATTCCGATACCTGTGCAATCTGAGTTGCCGGTCATTACAATAAACTCCCCGCAGAAGCCTGATTTTAAAATTATTGAAGGTGCTGACGAGGCCCAAGCAAACTCAGAACGCCAAGGAGTTCAGCCTCAGAAGTCATCAACTGACTCCCCTGATGCAAGTAGTGAAGCTAATGTTTCTCACTCTGCCAGTAATGAAGCAGAGAGTAGCAAAAAACCAGCTAATGTCAGCACAGAAAAACAGAATGATGTTGCCGTTAAGGACGGTGCTGAAATTAAGAGCAGTAGTATTGATGCGAAGAAATCTAATGTTGAAAAGAGTGATAAAGCGACATCAGTGTTTCAAGAAAAAGCGTTAAGTAACGTTTGGATGGTTCAGTTAGGTACTTTTGGTAATCATAAAAATGCTTATAACCTTCGGGACTCTTTGCGTAAAGATGGCTTCGATGGCCACACCACTAAAGTCGATAAAGATGGTAAGCAGCTTGTGCGCGTATTTAGTGGCCCCTATGCTGATAAAACCCATGCCGATAAAGTTAAAAAGCAGCTAGATAAAAAGTATAAACTAAACACATTAGTGGTTCATTTTAAGTAG
- a CDS encoding CvpA family protein — protein sequence MFNWADWSILAIISISSLFSLKRGFVKEALSLVTWVAAFIIARTFNPNLQTLLVDLIDTVVLRAVAAFAILFIGTLIVGAIINNLIGLLVKITGLSTTDRLLGVIFGVARGVIIVVVTIALLRVTPMVDDTWWKESVMITKLQVLEQWSRTVFEDQFSVFMS from the coding sequence ATGTTTAATTGGGCAGACTGGTCTATCTTGGCGATCATTTCTATATCCAGCCTTTTCAGTTTAAAAAGGGGCTTCGTAAAAGAAGCGTTATCCCTTGTGACTTGGGTTGCAGCCTTTATAATTGCTCGAACCTTCAATCCTAATTTACAAACGCTACTCGTCGACCTTATAGATACGGTTGTTTTGCGTGCAGTAGCTGCCTTTGCAATTCTATTTATCGGCACGCTAATAGTGGGTGCGATTATTAATAATTTAATTGGATTGCTTGTAAAAATAACCGGTCTATCAACAACAGATCGGTTATTAGGCGTCATTTTTGGTGTGGCAAGAGGTGTGATTATTGTCGTCGTGACGATTGCACTCTTAAGGGTTACACCGATGGTAGATGATACATGGTGGAAAGAATCGGTGATGATTACTAAGCTCCAAGTATTAGAGCAGTGGTCAAGGACCGTGTTTGAAGATCAGTTTTCAGTTTTTATGAGTTAG